A single genomic interval of Salvia miltiorrhiza cultivar Shanhuang (shh) unplaced genomic scaffold, IMPLAD_Smil_shh original_scaffold_266, whole genome shotgun sequence harbors:
- the LOC131003767 gene encoding transcription factor bHLH36-like, whose amino-acid sequence MLPISSDGVSEDPSIFLELEDLLADCPIPDGNQNTVKKSSASSQVEENNQDSKKTAHRFTERQRRQEMSGLYASLRSLLPLQYVKGKRAVSDHMHQAVNYVNDMKKNIEQLQKRRDKLRNITTSADPTTNAGDSPRCVKINLFKDGMEILITHSLSNKSFPLSKVLAYLLDRQLNVVHCVSTTTAPSTFLQTIHIELNDSSSVNLPELQERLDNLIRFAYTAADDS is encoded by the exons ATGCTTCCTATTTCGAGCGATGGGGTATCTGAGGATCCTTCCATATTTTTGGAGCTAGAAGATCTGCTTGCCGATTGTCCCATTCCAGATGGCAATCAAAATACTGTGAAAAAGTCGTCGGCCAGCAGCCAAGTTGAAGAGAACAATCAAGACTCTAAGAAGACTGCTCATAGATTTACTGAAAGGCAGAGAAGGCAAGAAATGTCTGGCCTTTATGCTTCACTCAGGTCTCTTCTTCCCCTCCAATATGTCAAG GGGAAGCGCGCTGTATCTGATCACATGCACCAGGCTGTGAATTATGTTAACGATATGAAGAAGAACATTGAACAACTGCAGAAAAGGAGAGACAAATTGAGGAATATTACCACTTCTGCTGATCCAACCACGAATGCCGGTGATTCGCCTCGTTGTGTGAAGATAAACCTTTTTAAAGATGGGATGGAGATCTTGATTACTCATAGCCTCAGCAACAAGAGTTTCCCCCTTTCAAAGGTGCTTGCATATTTGCTTGATAGACAGCTCAACGTAGTTCACTGCGTTTCTACCACCACAGCACCCTCAACTTTCCTCCAAACAATTCATATCGAG CTTAATGATTCGAGTAGCGTTAATCTACCTGAGCTACAAGAGCGGCTGGACAATTTGATAAGATTTGCTTATACGGCAGCTGACGACAGCTAG
- the LOC131003756 gene encoding protein DAMAGED DNA-BINDING 2-like has translation MSCWDLIHVNMIDREQSKMMRFQGATYIDCPMKPCFLCKMPGHTTMTCPHKVATEFGVSPAPLKTSHSSLKYLFERQLRCRVPAMKPAFVIPNKVNCAVIRYHSRRVTCLEFHPSKNNILISGDKKGQLGVWDYGKVHERIVYGNIHSCILNNMKFNPLNDGTVYGASSDGTVSSTDLETGISLSLVNLNPSGWQVCGGLNESYVELKRLVNSQEKLYHMTS, from the exons atgtcTTGCTGGGATCTGATTCATGTGAATATGATCGACAGGGAACAGAGCAAAATGATGAGGTTTCAGGGCGCCACTTACATTGACTGCCCTATGAAGCCATGTTTCCTTTGCAAAATGCCTG GGCATACCACGATGACATGCCCGCACAAAGTGGCTACTGAGTTTGGGGTTTCGCCTGCACCCTTGAAGACCTCTCATAGTTCGTTGAAGTATCTTTTCGAGCGCCAACTTAGGTGTCGTGTGCCTGCG ATGAAGCCAGCATTTGTGATTCCAAATAAAGTGAACTGTGCAGTAATTAGATATCATAGCAGGCGTGTTACATGTTTGGAGTTCCACCCGTCAAAAAACAACATTCTTATATCTGGTGACAAG AAAGGACAGCTTGGAGTTTGGGATTATGGGAAGGTGCACGAGAGGATAGTATATGGAAACATACATAGCTGCATATTGAATAACATGAA GTTTAATCCGTTAAATGATGGAACAGTTTATGGTGCGTCTTCAGATGGAACAGTCAGCAGCACTGATTTAGAAACTGGAATTTCGTTGTCATTGGTCAACCTCAATCCTAGTGGGTGGCAG GTTTGTGGTGGATTAAATGAGTCGTACGTTGAGCTGAagaggcttgtgaattcacaagaaaagttgTACCATATGACTAGCTAG